Proteins from a genomic interval of Paenibacillus sp. RC334:
- a CDS encoding FCD domain-containing protein has protein sequence MRAKEMEQLRMEHKLLSYLGKYDNPVGATTLVLVLGKEFGLSQASIGRKLMEFDTLGYTESKGRKGRLLAPPGKDRLADIERQLTQWRDQSNLLDALNVSDEESLLDMLIARRALERETAWLAASKASEQTIQELWHSIEAQDEAIADGRVPIEEDREFHERIAVASGNRVLLHALRLVWGEGAHLPATALIRKAVGSELVVDHRQIVECIAHHEPDEAASAMVTHINQLIEDVRIYFDKSKA, from the coding sequence ATGAGAGCAAAGGAAATGGAACAGTTAAGAATGGAACACAAGCTTCTCTCTTACTTGGGGAAGTACGATAATCCTGTAGGTGCCACGACGCTGGTACTGGTTTTAGGCAAGGAGTTTGGATTAAGTCAGGCTTCCATTGGACGAAAGCTGATGGAGTTCGATACCTTGGGCTATACGGAGAGCAAAGGGCGAAAGGGCAGGTTGCTTGCTCCGCCGGGAAAAGACCGCTTGGCAGATATCGAGCGTCAGCTTACTCAGTGGCGTGATCAGTCGAACTTGCTGGATGCGCTCAATGTTTCTGATGAGGAATCACTGCTTGATATGCTAATCGCAAGACGTGCGCTGGAGCGAGAAACAGCTTGGCTGGCAGCATCGAAGGCCAGTGAACAGACGATTCAAGAGCTATGGCATTCAATTGAAGCACAGGATGAGGCCATTGCAGATGGGCGTGTTCCGATTGAGGAGGACCGGGAGTTTCATGAACGGATCGCTGTGGCATCTGGCAACCGCGTGCTACTGCATGCTTTACGTCTTGTATGGGGAGAAGGGGCTCATCTTCCAGCAACCGCGCTGATTAGGAAAGCCGTTGGCAGCGAGCTTGTGGTAGACCATCGGCAGATTGTGGAGTGTATAGCCCATCATGAGCCTGATGAAGCGGCATCTGCGATGGTAACTCACATCAATCAATTGATTGAGGATGTGCGCATTTATTTTGATAAAAGTAAAGCATAA
- a CDS encoding hydantoinase/oxoprolinase family protein: MTVTYRLGIDIGGTFTDVMLTDNNGRVTATLKTPSVPSAPEQAILNAIEQLKSIPIDIGAVELFVHGTTLGVNTLIERNGATTGLLVTRGFRDVLEIRRLRLENTTNLYGDKPDPLIPRHLVKEIDERCLADGRIYRPLPADDLRQSVQELLAEGVTAIAVSFLHAYHNPEHERQAVELIRREFPDVFVCSSSEVWPQQREYERTLVTVMNAYIGSRMNGYFRKLEVGAKERGLHAQVLSTMSNGGIMTAQRAAEEPVKTLLSGPASGVIGATHVARLAAINKVVTFDMGGTSVDVAVIDGEPAYSSENQIGDFPVIIPAVDVTAIGAGGGSIAWVDGVGVLKVGPRSAGADPGPACYDKGGMNPTTTDAYVHLGIIRPDRFLGGRMSLNEELAATALERLGARIGLDSKKSGSGDSGCGDRQYVRTIHTPDGAKRN; the protein is encoded by the coding sequence ATGACAGTTACATACCGACTCGGTATTGACATCGGTGGAACGTTTACGGATGTAATGCTAACGGATAATAACGGGAGGGTAACCGCAACATTGAAAACACCGTCCGTCCCCTCCGCGCCGGAGCAGGCTATTTTAAATGCGATTGAACAATTGAAGTCCATCCCGATTGATATTGGGGCCGTTGAATTGTTTGTGCACGGGACAACGCTGGGTGTGAACACGCTTATTGAACGCAACGGAGCGACGACAGGGCTTCTCGTCACTCGCGGATTTCGGGATGTTCTGGAAATTCGCAGACTCCGTCTGGAAAATACGACGAATCTTTACGGTGACAAGCCTGATCCACTTATTCCGCGCCATCTTGTAAAGGAAATTGATGAGCGCTGCTTGGCTGACGGACGGATCTATCGACCTCTTCCAGCCGATGATCTGCGTCAGTCTGTACAGGAGCTGCTTGCCGAAGGTGTTACGGCGATTGCCGTATCCTTTCTGCATGCTTACCATAACCCGGAGCATGAGCGGCAGGCCGTGGAACTGATTCGCAGGGAATTTCCCGATGTTTTTGTCTGCTCCAGCAGTGAGGTGTGGCCACAGCAACGAGAGTATGAACGTACTCTGGTAACGGTTATGAATGCGTATATTGGTTCCCGGATGAATGGATATTTCCGCAAACTAGAAGTTGGGGCGAAGGAGCGAGGCTTGCATGCCCAAGTGCTTTCCACGATGTCCAATGGAGGTATTATGACAGCGCAGCGGGCGGCTGAGGAGCCAGTTAAAACGTTGTTGTCTGGTCCGGCATCGGGCGTGATCGGCGCGACCCATGTAGCGAGATTGGCTGCGATCAACAAAGTCGTCACCTTTGATATGGGCGGCACCAGCGTAGACGTGGCTGTCATTGATGGTGAACCGGCCTATTCAAGTGAAAATCAGATTGGCGATTTTCCTGTCATTATTCCGGCGGTGGACGTAACCGCCATCGGCGCAGGCGGCGGATCTATCGCCTGGGTTGACGGTGTAGGCGTGCTCAAGGTTGGACCGCGCAGTGCAGGAGCAGATCCGGGGCCAGCTTGTTATGACAAAGGAGGGATGAATCCGACGACCACCGATGCCTATGTGCATCTGGGTATTATTCGTCCAGATCGCTTTCTTGGGGGCCGTATGTCGCTGAACGAGGAACTGGCGGCAACGGCGCTGGAGCGTTTGGGAGCAAGGATTGGGCTGGATTCCAAAAAAAGCGGCTCAGGCGATTCTGGATGTGGCGACCGCCAATATGTACGCACAATTCACACCCCTGATGGCGCGAAAAGGAATTGA